From Thermococcus barophilus MP:
AGAGGAACAACAGTCGGTGTAAGGAGAAAGAAGAAGTGAGGTGATATAAATGGGAGACCCTAAGAGACAAAGGAAGAAGTACGAAACTCCCTCTCATCCATGGATTAAGGAAAGGCTTGACAGAGAAAGAGTTTTGATGAAGAAGTATGCTCTCAAAAACAAGAAAGAGCTTTGGAAGCACGAGACTCAGCTTAAGGAGTTCAGAAGAAGAGCAAGAAGACTTCTTGCGGCAAGAGGGAAGCAGGCAGAGATTGAGAGACAGCAGCTCCTTCAGAGATTAACAAGGCTTGGGCTTCTTCCAGAAAATGCAGTATTGGATGATGTTCTCTCACTTACAATTGAAGACATCTTGGAGAGAAGACTTCAGACACTTGTTTATAAGAAGGGACTTGCAAGGACAATTAAA
This genomic window contains:
- a CDS encoding 30S ribosomal protein S4; this encodes MGDPKRQRKKYETPSHPWIKERLDRERVLMKKYALKNKKELWKHETQLKEFRRRARRLLAARGKQAEIERQQLLQRLTRLGLLPENAVLDDVLSLTIEDILERRLQTLVYKKGLARTIKQARQLIVHGHIEVNGQIIRSPSYLVLREEEDGITYAKTSPFAKESHPERVVIEQAKQAGEAQ